From a region of the Coffea arabica cultivar ET-39 chromosome 3e, Coffea Arabica ET-39 HiFi, whole genome shotgun sequence genome:
- the LOC113703726 gene encoding protein transport protein SEC23 E-like encodes MATEMAQMDPEGIDGVRMTWNVWPRTKVELSKCVIPLAASISPIRSHPDVLTLPYPPLKCKTCTAVLNPFCRVDFQGLVWICPFCFSRNHFPQHYNAISETNMPAELYPQFTTIQYTLPTLQPIHHHQNPNQNPNFFEPNSAVYLFVLDTCVLEEELEFAKSALKRAIGMLPDNALVGFISFGTQVQVHELGFSELSKVYVFRGSKDLTKDQVLEQLGLGVIGAARRPMPGIQRVGGSPVGMPNPGFSRFLLPASECEYTLNSLLDELGTDRWLVPPGSRSLRCTGVALSVAAGLLGVCAAGQSARIVALVGGPCTEGPGVIVSKDLSDPVRSHKDLDKDAAPFFKKAVHFYEELAKQLVSEGHVLDVFASALDQVGVAEMKVAIEKTGGLVVLAESFGHSVFKDSFKRLFEGGEQSLGLSYNGTLEINCSKDIKIQGVIGPCTSLEKKGPSVASTVVGEGNTTSWKLCGLDRNTCLTVFFDISSSEKSDPSGSNPQLFLQFLTSYRSPEGQSLLRVTTVTKRWADSALGTEELVQGFDQETAAVIVARFASYKMENEDGFDATRWLDRNLIRLCAKFGDYRKDDPSSFTLNPSFSLFPQFMFNLRRSQFVQVFNNSPDETACFRMLLNRESISNSVVMIQPSLMAYSFHSLPTPALLDVASIAADRILLLDTYFSVVIFHGMTIAQWRNMGYQNQPEHQVFAQFLQAPQEDAQTIIRDRFPTPRLVVCDQHGSQARFLLAKLNPSATYNNAHEMAAGTDIIFTDDVSLQVFFEHLQRLAVQSS; translated from the exons ATGGCGACGGAGATGGCTCAGATGGATCCAGAAGGAATCGACGGAGTTCGGATGACGTGGAACGTCTGGCCACGGACCAAAGTCGAATTGAGCAAGTGCGTGATCCCACTCGCCGCCTCGATCTCTCCGATCCGATCTCATCCCGACGTCCTCACCCTCCCATACCCGCCGCTCAAGTGTAAAACCTGCACCGCCGTCCTCAACCCATTTTGCCGCGTCGATTTCCAAGGTCTAGTTTGGATCTGCCCGTTTTGTTTCTCGCGGAATCATTTTCCCCAGCATTACAACGCAATTTCGGAGACGAATATGCCCGCCGAGCTCTACCCCCAATTCACCACCATTCAGTATACCCTCCCCACCCTGCAGCCGATTCATCACcatcaaaaccctaatcaaaaccctaactttttcGAGCCGAATTCGGctgtttatttgttcgtttTGGATACTTGTGTCCTCGAGGAGGAATTGGAGTTTGCGAAATCGGCATTGAAAAGGGCTATTGGGATGTTGCCTGATAATGCTTTGGTTGGGTTTATATCGTTTGGGACGCAGGTGCAGGTTCACGAGCTGGGGTTTTCGGAATTGTCAAAGGTGTATGTTTTTAGAGGGTCTAAGGATTTGACGAAAGATCAGGTTTTGGAGCAGTTGGGACTTGGTGTTATTGGGGCAGCACGACGCCCAATGCCTGGAATTCAGAGAGTTGGAGGTAGCCCTGTAGGAATGCCGAATCCCGGTTTTTCTAGATTCCTGTTGCCTGCTTCTGAGTGCGAATATACGCTCAATTCG CTATTGGATGAGTTGGGGACGGATCGATGGCTGGTGCCACCTGGGAGCAGGTCGTTACGGTGTACAGGAGTTGCATTGAGTGTTGCAGCTGGTTTGCTTGGAGTTTGCGCAGCTGGTCAAAGCGCAAGAATTGTTGCTTTAGTTGGTGGACCATGTACTGAAGGGCCAGGAGTG ATTGTTTCCAAGGATCTATCAGATCCAGTTCGTTCACATAAGGATTTAGACAAGGATGCTGCaccatttttcaaaaaagctGTTCATTTCTATGAAGAGCTAGCTAAGCAGCTTGTCAGTGAGGGTCATGTCTTGGATGTTTTTGCATCTGCTCTTGATCAG GTTGGGGTTGCTGAGATGAAGGTTGCCATTGAAAAAACTGGTGGACTTGTTGTTTTAGCTGAAAGTTTTGGTCATTCAGTATTTAAAGACTCTTTCAAACGACTTTTTGAAGGTGGAGAACAGTCTCTTGGTCTTTCCTATAA TGGCACACTCGAGATAAACTGTTCAAAGGACATCAAAATCCAAGGTGTCATTGGACCTTGCACATCTTTGGAGAAG AAAGGGCCTTCTGTTGCCAGTACGGTTGTTGGAGAAGGGAACACTACATCTTGGAAGTTGTGTGGCCTTGATAGGAATACTTGCTTGACTGTTTTCTTTGATATATCGTCAAGTGAAAAATCAGATCCATCAGGATCAAATCCTCAATTATTCCTACAGTTCCTTACAAG CTACCGGAGCCCTGAAGGCCAATCGCTGTTGAGAGTTACAACTGTTACCAAAAGATGGGCGGATAGTGCTCTTGGCACAGAG GAGTTGGTCCAAGGGTTTGACCAAGAAACTGCTGCTGTCATAGTGGCCAGATTTGCATCTTATAAAATGGAGAATGAG GATGGTTTTGATGCCACACGGTGGTTGGATCGGAATCTGATTCGTCTTTGTGCCAAATTCGGTGACTACCGGAAGGATGACCCGTCCTCATTTACATTAAATCCCTCTTTTTCATTGTTTCCTCAATTCATGTTTAATCTGCGGCGTTCACAATTTGTGCAG GTATTTAATAACAGTCCAGATGAGACAGCATGCTTCCGCATGTTGCTCAACCGGGAGAGCATAAGCAACTCCGTTGTTATGATTCAACCATCACTGATGGCATATTCTTTCCATTCATTGCCCACACCTGCTTTGTTGGATGTGGCATCAATTGCAGCTGATCGTATTCTGTTGTTAGATACATACTTCAGTGTTGTAATTTTCCATGGGATGACGATAGCTCAGTGGAGAAACATGGGCTACCAGAATCAACCAGAACACCAG GTATTTGCACAATTCTTGCAAGCTCCTCAAGAAGATGCCCAGACAATTATTCGTGATCGGTTCCCCACACCCAGATTGGTGGTTTGCGATCAGCATGGGTCACag GCAAGATTCCTACTGGCAAAGTTGAACCCGTCAGCTACGTACAATAATGCGCATGAGATGGCAGCTGGAACAGACATAATCTTCACCGATGATGTGAGTCTTCAAGTGTTTTTTGAGCATCTTCAGCGGCTGGCAGTGCAATCTTCTTGA
- the LOC113704557 gene encoding protein PUTATIVE RECOMBINATION INITIATION DEFECT 1-like encodes MFFTTAHHHSPPSPPPYEACSQGHSTALNLPTSEGGRICLVCLSNLISNPKSPTVHVSYALSQLSQALAQPQFLHSFVTFHSHFLISPLIQSLSAFNDAAIAAQIVDLVLLICDAAKDGQVYGEFVAKVTDRLSSYSLAWSCQQLQILHCLGVLLECQKSNPHIYVKDKGALVFNLIAGLQLPSEEIQGEILFVLYKIAFLVNANEDNDFSEVLDANCAKLLVLSLEALMKTQSDDVRLNCIALLTVFALRGWFENTCRNEVKDSFEVENLMQISEQTTDGRPLISLFAEAVKSPLLSSDCQVQVATLDLIFLVLACEGGTEEEITVMVEENIADYVLEILRLSGCKDPLVNSCIQVLDVLSTAEQAFRQRLAIGFATLIPVLHHVAKVPFHPAQTQLLKLVGNCVLECPGIVSRSDVEELSTIMTGMLKKNTGRESGILPETFNLACTLLITLMKNSSSCGALSLRPLHDASRDAVLSCLGNYDKHPDQLLHSLYLLKETYAYSHAENSSEPINLDLRRGIIYVCQKDILPWFMTTINDIEEEDIILGVIETFESIMIQDTDTEIKKLAEIMVSSSWFSVLLGCLGSFPSENLKMKVYLIFSLIADLLLGEDAGQPIRGAAFHLPSDPIDLLFLLGQKSSHNMHLFSCQSAVLLILYACR; translated from the exons ATGTTCTTCACCACCGCGCACCACCACTCCCCACCATCGCCGCCGCCGTACGAAGCATGCTCGCAAGGCCACAGCACGGCCTTAAACCTCCCAACTTCGGAAGGCGGAAGGATCTGCCTAGTCTGCCTCTCGAATCTCATCTCCAATCCCAAATCCCCAACAGTTCACGTCTCCTACGCCCTCTCTCAACTCTCCCAAGCCCTGGCTCAACCTCAATTTCTCCACTCCTTCGTCACTTTCCACTCTCATTTCCTAATTTCTCCTCTCATTCAGTCCCTTTCCGCCTTCAACGATGCTGCCATCGCCGCACAAATCGTGGATTTGGTTTTGCTAATATGTGACGCTGCTAAGGATGGTCAAGTGTACGGAGAGTTCGTCGCAAAAGTTACTGATCGTCTCTCGTCTTACTCCCTAGCTTGGAGTTGCCAACAGCTCCAAATT CTTCATTGCTTGGGCGTTCTCTTGGAGTGTCAGAAAAGTAATCCTCATATATATGTCAAAGACAAAGGTGCCCTTGTTTTCAACCTTATCGCAGGTCTTCAGTTGCCTAG TGAAGAAATCCAAGGAGAGATTCTGTTTGTTTTGTACAAAATAGCTTTCCTGGTCAATGCCAATGAAGATAATGATTTTTCTGAAGTATTAGATGCGAATTGTGCTAAGCTTTTGGTCTTATCACTGGAAGCCCTCATGAAGACTCAAAGTGATGATGTTCGGTTGAACTGTATAG CACTTTTGACAGTGTTTGCTCTTAGAGGATGGTTTGAGAATACATGTAGAAATGAAGTAAAGGATTCTTTTGAAGTAGAGAATCTGATGCAAATATCAGAGCAGACCACAGATGGCCGTCCTCTCATTAGCTTGTTTGCTGAGGCTGTCAAAAGTCCCCTGCTTTCCTCAGATTGCCAAGTTCAAGTTGCCACAttggatttgatttttttggtgCTTGCATGTGAAGGTGGCACTGAAGAAGAAATCACAGTAATGGTAGAGGAGAACATTGCAGATTATGTACTTGAAATACTGAGATTATCAG GATGCAAGGATCCACTGGTAAACTCTTGCATTCAGGTTCTTGATGTACTATCAACAGCTGAGCAGGCATTTAGACAAAGGCTTGCCATTGGGTTTGCAACCCTGATTCCTGTTCTGCATCATGTAGCCAAAGTTCCTTTTCATCCTGCCCAAACTCAGTTGCTGAAGCTTGTAGGGAACTGTGTGTTAGAGTGTCCAGGAATAGTTTCCAGATCTGATGTTGAAGAACTAAGCACTATTATGACAGGGATGCTTAAGAAAAATACAGGCAGGGAGTCAGGCATTCTTCCAGAGACATTCAATCTGGCCTGCACATTGTTAATTACTCTAATGAAAAATTCATCTTCCTGTGGGGCTTTAAGTTTAAGGCCACTTCATGATGCATCAAGAGACGCTGTGTTGTCTTGTTTGGGTAACTATGATAAGCACCCTGATCAACTTTTGCACTCCCTTTACCTGTTGAAAGAAACATATGCATATAGCCATGCAGAAAATAGTAGTGAACCAATTAACTTGGATCTGAGGCGTGGAATCATTTACGTATGTCAAAAAGATATACTTCCATGGTTCATGACAACCATCAATGACATAGAAGAGGAAGATATTATCCTGGGGGTGATTGAAACCTTTGAATCCATAATGATTCAGGATACTGACactgaaatcaagaaattggctGAGATTATGGTCTCTTCATCCTGGTTTAGTGTCCTATTAGGATGTTTAGGGTCATTTCCTtctgaaaatttaaaaatgaaGGTGTATCTGATTTTCAGTTTAATAGCGGATCTGCTCCTAGGTGAAGATGCAGGACAGCCAATACGAGGTGCTGCATTCCACCTACCATCTGACCCTATAGATTTGCTGTTCCTTCTGGGGCAGAAGAGCTCTCACAATATGCATCTATTTTCTTGTCAATCTGCAGTACTTCTAATACTATAT GCTTGCAGATGA
- the LOC140038355 gene encoding protein PUTATIVE RECOMBINATION INITIATION DEFECT 1-like, which yields MALASLEQYILLNGSDLLCGASPSLTIELLVNLYGLYRGLAKMSYQVPYSPEAERILFHLLTDEDWNLLSIKFHFTSLKWLFQQDKIFKILSEQMLNFCRSNSSGGSSIIAFGKNKLNLDVRSIAELIMSGHNFGSMHFVCLLGELIEQDDQEDDIISVVHTIAEIIKVMPATSDLLCVHGIASPIRNFYSHSRYSSLPDLFIDISNLVILILRSVQSESLSDDETWVAISIKVKSVEIYFFAFSSGCLLLIWSFSYFVVDELLDSLSAVLPGITELHNLLKDGNEKQPIAYISLHCRDFCKLLHFGSPAIKLVSSYCLLELLNKISDQGSREPDGLNIRSGYLLSIMAILEGLIFSSDVRTSLNCSRCLSMFIDWKVLDGKELAAESNIWCRMIVEELVMFLAVPRIGSTSFMIHHKPAVNVAIALLKSKETPHWMASVLDDSSLTAIVQNITRSNVSRELVLLFRELLNSGYLKAEHIASLNRVFQLFVVVLAEAFFRELPVETYIHIHLAGLQETFICG from the exons ATGGCGCTGGCTTCTTTAGAGCAGTATATTTTGCTTAATGGCAGTGATCTCTTGTGTGGAGCTTCTCCTTCACTGACAATTGAGTTACTTGTGAATCTTTATGGGCTATATAGAGGTCTTGCCAAGATGAGTTACCAAGTCCCTTATAGCCCAGAAGCAGAAAGAATCCTGTTCCATCTATTGACTGATGAGGATTGGAATTTACTTTCAATAAAGTTTCATTTTACTTCTCTCAAATGGTTGTTCCAACAAGATAAAATCTTTAAGATACTGTCAGAACAGATGCTGAATTTTTGTAGAAGCAACAGTTCTGGAGGAAGCAGTATTATTGCCTTTGGCAAAAATAAGCTGAACTTAGATGTAAGATCAATTGCAGAGTTGATAATGTCGGGACATAATTTTGGATCAATGCATTTTGTGTGTTTACTTGGAGAGCTCATAGAACAGGATGACCAAGAAGATGACATCATATCAGTAGTTCATACAATTGCAGAaataattaaagtgatgccagCTACTTCAGATCTGTTATGCGTGCATGGGATAGCCAGTCCAATCCGTAATTTTTATAGCCACTCAAGATACTCATCTCTTCCGGACTTATTTATCGACATCTCCAATctagttattttaattttacGGTCAGTGCAATCTGAGTCACTTTCTGATGATGAAACTTGGGTTGCTATTTCCATTAAGGTAAAATCAGTTGAAATTTacttctttgcattttcttctggTTGCCTACTATTAATTTGGTCCTTTTCGTACTTTGTAGTTGATGAATTACTTGACAG TCTATCAGCTGTTCTACCAGGGATAACAGAATTGCATAATCTACTCAAGGATGGCAATGAGAAGCAGCCAATAGCCTACATTAGTTTGCATTGTCGCGATTTCTGCAAGTTGTTGCATTTTGGCTCTCCCGCAATAAAACTCGTTTCTTCATATTGCTTGCTGGAGCTATTAAACAAAATATCAGATCAAGGAAGTAGAGAGCCAGATGGGTTAAACATTAGAAGTGGCTATCTATTGTCCATAATGGCTATTTTAGAAGGCCTGATTTTTTCGAGTGATGTCAGAACCTCTCTTAATTGTTCCCGTTGTCTGTCGATGTTTATTGATTGGAAAGTGCTGGATGGGAAGGAATTAGCTGCAGAAAGTAACATCTGGTGCAGGATGATAGTAGAGGAACTAGTAATGTTTTTGGCAGTTCCACGCATCGGATCAACATCTTTCATGATCCATCACAAGCCTGCAGTTAATGTTGCTATTGCTTTGctaaaatcaaaagaaactCCCCACTGGATGGCTTCCGTGTTAGATGATTCTTCTTTAACTGCAATTGTTCAAAACATTACAAGAAGTAATGTGAGCAGGGAACTTGTTCTTTTGTTTCGGGAGCTTCTAAATTCTGGGTATCTAAAGGCTGAACATATTGCCAGCCTAAATCGGGTCTTCCAG CTCTTTGTGGTCGTCCTTGCAGAAGCATTCTTCCGCGAGCTCCCAGTAGAAACTTATATTCACATTCACCTTGCAGGCTTGCAGGAAACATTTATATGTGGATGA